In one Candidatus Omnitrophota bacterium genomic region, the following are encoded:
- a CDS encoding thiazole synthase, which translates to MFNDIPLVIAGKTFTSRFLLGTGKFKNKSDLTESIVSSGTEIVTVALRRVDLERHEDNILEHIPKNVTLLTNTSGARNAQEAVRIARLAKASGCGNWVKIEVINDSKYLLPDNQETIKATQILAAEGFVVLPYILPDLYTARALVKAGAATVMPLGSFIGSNQGLKTRELIAVLINEIDLPIVVDAGIGAPSQAAEAMEMGAAAVLANTAVATAEQPAVLARAFALAVEAGRMAYLSGLPRQRPVANASSPLTGFLYDNAQ; encoded by the coding sequence GTGTTCAATGACATACCGCTCGTCATCGCCGGCAAAACATTTACCAGCCGTTTCCTCTTAGGCACCGGAAAATTCAAGAATAAAAGCGACCTCACCGAGAGCATCGTTTCTTCGGGCACGGAAATTGTCACCGTCGCCCTGCGCCGTGTGGACCTGGAACGCCACGAAGACAATATCCTTGAGCACATCCCCAAGAACGTAACGCTTTTGACCAACACTTCGGGTGCCCGCAACGCGCAGGAAGCCGTGCGCATCGCGCGTCTGGCCAAGGCCTCGGGATGCGGCAACTGGGTGAAGATCGAAGTCATCAACGACAGCAAATACCTTTTGCCTGACAATCAGGAAACCATCAAAGCCACACAGATCCTCGCTGCCGAGGGCTTTGTCGTCCTTCCCTATATTTTGCCCGACCTGTACACCGCGCGCGCCCTGGTCAAAGCCGGGGCCGCCACCGTCATGCCCCTTGGTTCTTTCATCGGCAGCAATCAAGGGCTTAAGACCAGGGAGCTTATTGCGGTGCTCATCAATGAAATTGACCTGCCTATTGTCGTGGACGCCGGCATCGGCGCGCCCTCGCAGGCCGCCGAAGCCATGGAAATGGGCGCGGCCGCGGTTTTGGCCAACACGGCGGTGGCCACCGCCGAACAACCTGCCGTCCTTGCCAGGGCCTTTGCGCTGGCTGTTGAAGCCGGACGCATGGCCTATTTGAGCGGCCTTCCCCGGCAAAGACCCGTTGCCAATGCCTCGTCACCGCTGACGGGCTTCCTTTATGATAACGCTCAATAA
- the thiS gene encoding sulfur carrier protein ThiS: MNITLNGSPKHLNDGVHLEDIVRDLCKNPAHVIAELNGTIISGPERSATKVRDGDRLELVAFVGGG; encoded by the coding sequence ATGAATATCACCCTCAACGGCTCTCCCAAACACCTCAATGACGGTGTCCATTTAGAGGACATTGTCCGCGATCTGTGCAAAAATCCCGCGCATGTCATCGCGGAACTCAACGGCACCATCATCAGCGGCCCCGAAAGATCTGCCACCAAGGTCAGGGACGGCGACCGGCTGGAACTCGTCGCCTTCGTCGGCGGAGGTTGA
- a CDS encoding S-adenosylmethionine decarboxylase, which yields MSKLQDVFGYELLLDLYGCRPGVCEDLTLCYSFLDDIVGFLGMEKQGPPSIFRSDGVRFPDKAGLSGWVPLIESSIVIHTLTPKDYISVDIYCCRAFDRKKAEEFCKRFFGPKKIETQFVERGLSYYPAYGGAGAEAKVLAHK from the coding sequence ATGAGCAAACTGCAAGACGTGTTTGGTTACGAATTACTTTTGGACCTTTATGGATGCAGGCCCGGCGTCTGCGAAGACCTGACGCTTTGTTATAGTTTCCTCGACGATATCGTCGGTTTTCTGGGGATGGAGAAACAGGGGCCTCCGAGCATTTTCCGCAGTGACGGCGTGCGTTTCCCGGACAAGGCGGGGCTCTCGGGTTGGGTGCCTCTGATCGAAAGCTCCATCGTCATCCACACCCTGACACCCAAGGACTACATCTCCGTGGACATTTATTGTTGCCGCGCCTTTGACCGCAAGAAAGCCGAGGAATTCTGCAAACGCTTTTTCGGCCCCAAAAAGATCGAAACGCAGTTCGTTGAGCGCGGCCTGTCCTATTACCCCGCCTATGGCGGGGCAGGCGCTGAGGCCAAGGTCCTGGCCCACAAGTAA
- the leuS gene encoding leucine--tRNA ligase, which produces MPYTTNDIKHIEDKWQRFWDSHKTFHAQSDPSKPKYYVLEMFPYPSGKIHMGHVRNYTIGDVIARYKRMRGFNVLHPIGYDAFGQPAENAAIKNKTDPAEWTYQCISQMHDELKKMGFSYDWDREISTCDASYYRWNQWIFLKMFERGLAYKKASPVNWCPSCTTTLANEEVIENKCWRCQSEVVQKDLEQWYLKITHFAEALLEDLKKLDYWPSRVVAMQDNWIGKSFGVEIDFKVKALNETIAVFTTRPDTIFGATYIVLAPEHPLVEKLIQGAPEERAIRALIGQVAKKSKSLRMSGDDRKEGLFTGRYAVNPVNGKAVPVWVGDYVLMEYGTGAIMAVPTHDQRDFEFARRHKLPMTIVIQDPQNPSATPGAMTKAYEDQGVLVNSGEFNGLGNEAAQQKIAEWMASKRMGKVSVHWRLRDWLISRQRYWGTPIPIIYCDACGTVPVPEDQLPVELPAKVAITGEGGSPLGKVQEFVQVFCPRCKKEARRETDTMATFFDSSWYFLRYVSARDDRQVFDKAEAKYWMPVDQYVGGIEHAILHLLYSRFFTKFFKDLNLIDLDEPFVRLLTQGMVLKDGEVMSKSRGNAVDPDEVLSKYGADTLRLFILFAAPPEDQLEYNSDGLEGAWRFLNRVYQMVEKRYQRTDAAYAFKDLPDAQRDLERERHRTIKKVGQALEEDFKFNTALSQMMILANAIDKHKSAALQSGAVVDQSIETLVLLLAPIAPHVCEEMWQMMGKPDATIAHVPWPSYDEQAMVQSVVTMAVQVNGKVRGQFTVHADASEADIKAIVLADANVQKYVQNLAIKKFIVVPHKLVSIVV; this is translated from the coding sequence TTGCCTTACACCACCAACGACATCAAGCACATTGAAGACAAGTGGCAGAGGTTTTGGGATTCCCATAAAACCTTTCACGCCCAGAGTGACCCATCCAAGCCCAAATATTACGTCCTGGAAATGTTCCCCTATCCATCGGGCAAGATCCACATGGGCCACGTGCGCAATTACACCATCGGCGACGTCATCGCCCGTTACAAGCGCATGCGCGGCTTTAACGTCCTGCACCCCATCGGTTATGACGCTTTCGGTCAGCCCGCCGAGAACGCCGCCATCAAGAACAAAACCGACCCTGCCGAGTGGACCTACCAATGCATCAGCCAGATGCACGATGAATTAAAGAAAATGGGTTTTTCTTACGATTGGGACCGCGAAATTTCCACCTGTGACGCGTCCTATTACCGCTGGAACCAGTGGATATTCCTGAAAATGTTTGAACGCGGCCTCGCGTATAAAAAGGCCTCGCCGGTCAATTGGTGCCCGAGCTGTACCACGACGCTGGCCAATGAAGAGGTGATCGAGAACAAATGCTGGCGGTGCCAGTCCGAGGTCGTGCAAAAAGACCTGGAACAGTGGTATCTGAAGATCACCCATTTTGCCGAAGCTTTGCTGGAGGACTTAAAGAAATTGGATTATTGGCCGTCGAGGGTCGTGGCCATGCAGGACAACTGGATCGGCAAGAGTTTCGGCGTTGAGATCGATTTCAAGGTCAAGGCCCTCAACGAGACCATCGCTGTTTTCACCACCCGTCCCGATACCATTTTCGGCGCCACCTATATCGTGCTGGCCCCTGAACATCCACTGGTGGAAAAATTGATCCAGGGCGCGCCCGAGGAGCGGGCGATCAGGGCATTGATCGGTCAGGTGGCCAAGAAGAGCAAGTCCTTGCGCATGTCTGGCGACGACCGTAAGGAAGGCCTGTTCACGGGCCGTTATGCCGTCAATCCCGTCAACGGCAAGGCCGTTCCTGTCTGGGTGGGGGATTATGTTTTAATGGAATACGGGACCGGCGCCATCATGGCCGTGCCCACGCATGACCAGCGCGATTTTGAATTCGCCCGCCGGCACAAATTGCCCATGACGATCGTGATCCAGGACCCGCAAAACCCGTCGGCAACTCCCGGTGCCATGACAAAAGCGTATGAGGACCAGGGGGTTTTGGTCAATTCGGGGGAATTCAACGGTTTGGGCAATGAGGCGGCCCAACAAAAGATCGCGGAGTGGATGGCATCCAAACGCATGGGCAAGGTCAGCGTGCATTGGCGTTTGCGCGACTGGCTCATTTCACGCCAGCGTTATTGGGGCACGCCCATCCCCATCATTTATTGTGATGCCTGCGGGACTGTCCCTGTCCCCGAAGATCAACTGCCTGTGGAATTGCCGGCCAAGGTCGCGATCACCGGTGAGGGCGGAAGCCCGTTGGGCAAGGTGCAGGAATTCGTCCAGGTGTTCTGCCCCCGGTGTAAAAAAGAGGCCCGCCGGGAAACCGATACCATGGCCACGTTCTTTGATTCCTCGTGGTATTTCCTGCGTTATGTTTCCGCCCGCGATGACCGGCAGGTGTTTGACAAGGCGGAGGCGAAATACTGGATGCCGGTGGACCAGTATGTCGGCGGCATCGAGCACGCCATTCTGCATTTATTGTATTCACGGTTTTTTACAAAATTTTTTAAAGACCTGAACCTCATTGATCTTGACGAGCCATTTGTGCGCCTGTTGACCCAGGGCATGGTGCTCAAAGACGGGGAGGTCATGTCCAAGTCGCGCGGCAACGCCGTTGACCCCGACGAGGTTTTATCCAAATACGGGGCGGACACCTTGCGTTTGTTCATCCTGTTCGCAGCACCCCCCGAAGACCAGCTGGAATACAACAGCGACGGCCTGGAAGGCGCCTGGCGGTTCCTTAACCGCGTGTATCAGATGGTCGAGAAACGTTATCAGAGAACGGACGCTGCCTATGCGTTCAAAGACCTGCCGGATGCACAGCGCGATCTGGAACGTGAGCGCCATCGGACCATCAAGAAAGTGGGGCAGGCGTTGGAGGAGGACTTTAAGTTCAATACCGCCTTAAGCCAGATGATGATCCTGGCCAATGCCATTGACAAACATAAAAGCGCTGCCCTCCAATCCGGCGCCGTGGTGGACCAAAGCATTGAGACCCTGGTGCTTTTATTGGCGCCCATCGCTCCGCACGTGTGCGAAGAGATGTGGCAGATGATGGGAAAGCCGGATGCCACCATCGCCCATGTTCCCTGGCCTTCTTATGATGAGCAAGCCATGGTCCAGAGCGTTGTCACCATGGCCGTCCAGGTCAACGGCAAGGTGCGCGGCCAGTTCACGGTCCACGCCGACGCGTCCGAGGCGGACATCAAGGCCATTGTGCTGGCCGACGCCAACGTGCAAAAATACGTCCAAAACCTGGCCATCAAGAAATTCATTGTCGTTCCCCACAAATTGGTTAGTATAGTGGTGTGA
- a CDS encoding endonuclease Q family protein produces the protein MRFYADLHIHSHFSRATSKNLDLEHLYLWAQLKGIHVVGTGDCVHPGWMKELEEKLEPAEEGFFKLKTKFAKPMDAQVPPACRADVRFALTVEISNIYKRLDKVRKVHNLIWFPSFEAAKNVQAKLGAIGNIKSDGRPILGLDSRDLLEIALEADKDNIFVPAHIWTPWFSALGSMGGFDRMEDCFADLTDHIFAVETGLSSDPLMNWRLKQLDPFILVSNSDAHSPPKLGREANIFDTEFSYRGILNALKDPKDKGLVGTLEFFPEEGKYHYDGHRVCQARLHPKETIAHKGLCPVCRKPVTVGVMARVEELADRPEGEKSPRWRPYTSLIPLPELIAEAKDVGPSSKQVQEIFMNMLAKLGSEFHILMDAPIDVIKKSTGEIVAEGISRMRQGKVKIAAGYDGEFGTINIFSDKERQRIDRQLALF, from the coding sequence ATGAGATTTTACGCCGACCTGCACATCCATTCCCATTTTTCCCGCGCCACCAGTAAAAATTTAGACCTTGAACATTTGTACCTCTGGGCCCAACTCAAAGGCATCCACGTTGTCGGCACCGGCGATTGCGTGCATCCGGGCTGGATGAAAGAACTGGAAGAAAAGCTCGAGCCCGCTGAAGAAGGGTTTTTCAAACTTAAGACCAAATTCGCCAAGCCCATGGACGCGCAAGTGCCGCCGGCCTGCCGCGCGGACGTGCGCTTCGCGCTCACCGTCGAGATCTCCAATATTTATAAACGTCTTGATAAGGTCCGTAAAGTCCACAATCTGATCTGGTTTCCCTCGTTTGAGGCCGCCAAAAATGTGCAGGCCAAATTAGGCGCCATCGGGAATATCAAAAGCGACGGCCGGCCTATCTTGGGGCTGGATTCGCGCGACCTTCTGGAGATCGCCCTTGAGGCGGACAAGGACAATATTTTTGTGCCGGCCCACATATGGACGCCGTGGTTCTCGGCCTTGGGTTCCATGGGAGGATTTGACCGGATGGAAGATTGCTTCGCAGACCTGACGGACCACATTTTTGCCGTTGAGACCGGGCTTTCGTCCGACCCCCTGATGAACTGGCGTTTGAAACAACTTGACCCATTCATTCTAGTATCCAACTCCGACGCGCACTCGCCCCCCAAACTCGGGCGCGAAGCCAACATCTTTGATACCGAATTCAGTTATCGCGGCATTCTCAACGCGCTCAAGGACCCAAAGGACAAAGGGCTCGTGGGCACCTTGGAATTCTTTCCGGAAGAAGGCAAATACCATTATGACGGCCATCGCGTTTGTCAGGCGCGTTTGCATCCCAAGGAGACCATTGCCCATAAGGGTTTGTGTCCTGTGTGCAGAAAGCCAGTCACCGTCGGGGTCATGGCGCGTGTGGAAGAATTGGCCGACCGTCCTGAAGGAGAAAAGTCCCCGCGCTGGCGGCCGTATACCAGCTTGATCCCTTTGCCGGAACTCATTGCCGAAGCCAAGGACGTGGGGCCTTCCAGCAAACAGGTGCAGGAAATTTTCATGAACATGCTGGCGAAGTTGGGAAGTGAATTTCATATCCTGATGGATGCTCCCATTGATGTGATCAAAAAGAGCACCGGAGAGATTGTTGCCGAAGGGATTTCCCGCATGCGCCAGGGCAAGGTTAAGATCGCGGCCGGTTATGACGGCGAATTCGGCACGATCAATATCTTTTCCGACAAGGAACGCCAACGCATTGACCGCCAATTAGCCCTCTTTTGA
- a CDS encoding ATP-dependent helicase translates to MKKPQDLNNAQWQAVTHDSGHLLIVAGPGTGKTHTLTYRIARLTEHLTNDQRVLAVTFTNKAADQMQERLKQKGADAGKFWAGTFHRFCVQLLRQHAQDTDLPNNFQIALPRQIAALTKDIWPGKTMAQRQAVLENISWIKSTRLVLDPNEDFKAYHRFLRGKGLIDFDDILREALILLENNDEAADATRRQYPFVCVDEYQDINIVQNALLKILSRDGTLLTAIGDPDQSIYGFRGSEVKLFHRFADDFPNGTRLYLNENYRSAPNLLQASGQVIGQDGKQEDFQLVAKIHSEGRLVVHEAATDRAEAEYIAHEIEKMVGGLSLLSAFVRRHGHVPRTFGDIAVLYRLNAQKICLIQALEHLGIPYQASDAAKPQAGGDDDVLLRAAEETLDYNVEKVSLLTLHAAKGLEFPVVFIAGCEEHLLPLVAAGMAGDREEERRLFYVGMTRAKEFLYLTRAERRQLFGKGMFNGPSPFLADIEEDLKAYEAGRRKKIKPALAPDQQMKLF, encoded by the coding sequence ATGAAAAAACCGCAGGACCTCAATAATGCCCAATGGCAGGCTGTCACGCATGACAGCGGGCATCTGCTCATCGTCGCCGGGCCAGGCACCGGCAAAACCCACACCTTGACTTATCGGATCGCCCGTTTGACCGAGCACCTCACCAATGACCAGCGCGTTTTGGCGGTGACCTTCACCAATAAGGCCGCGGATCAGATGCAAGAGCGTCTCAAACAAAAAGGCGCGGACGCCGGAAAATTCTGGGCGGGAACATTTCATCGTTTTTGCGTTCAGCTGTTGCGTCAACACGCCCAGGATACGGATCTGCCCAACAATTTTCAAATTGCCTTGCCCCGGCAGATCGCGGCCCTGACCAAGGACATATGGCCGGGCAAAACCATGGCCCAGCGCCAGGCGGTCTTGGAAAATATTTCATGGATCAAATCCACACGGCTTGTCCTTGATCCCAACGAGGATTTCAAAGCGTATCACCGTTTCTTGCGGGGAAAGGGACTGATTGATTTTGACGATATCTTGCGCGAAGCGTTGATCCTATTGGAAAATAACGACGAGGCCGCCGATGCAACGCGGCGGCAATACCCGTTCGTCTGTGTGGATGAATACCAGGACATCAACATCGTTCAAAACGCTTTACTTAAAATTTTAAGCCGTGACGGCACACTGTTAACCGCTATCGGCGACCCGGACCAAAGCATTTACGGTTTTCGCGGCAGCGAAGTAAAATTGTTCCATCGTTTTGCGGATGATTTTCCCAATGGGACGCGTTTATACTTGAATGAGAATTACCGTTCGGCGCCCAATCTTTTGCAGGCCAGCGGTCAGGTTATTGGACAAGACGGGAAACAGGAAGATTTTCAGCTGGTGGCCAAAATTCACAGCGAGGGCCGTTTGGTCGTGCATGAGGCGGCCACGGACCGGGCCGAGGCCGAATATATCGCCCATGAAATTGAAAAAATGGTCGGCGGTTTGAGTTTATTGTCCGCCTTTGTCCGACGGCACGGGCATGTCCCACGCACGTTCGGGGACATCGCGGTCCTTTACCGGTTAAACGCGCAAAAAATTTGTCTCATTCAGGCGCTGGAACATTTGGGTATCCCATACCAAGCATCCGATGCAGCCAAGCCGCAAGCAGGAGGGGATGACGACGTCCTTTTGCGCGCGGCGGAAGAGACGCTGGACTATAACGTGGAAAAGGTTTCGCTGTTGACCCTGCACGCGGCCAAGGGTTTGGAATTTCCCGTTGTTTTTATCGCCGGATGCGAAGAACATCTTTTGCCTTTGGTCGCGGCGGGTATGGCAGGGGACAGAGAAGAGGAGCGGCGGTTATTTTACGTAGGCATGACGCGCGCCAAGGAGTTTTTGTATCTGACCCGCGCCGAGCGCCGCCAATTGTTCGGCAAAGGGATGTTCAATGGTCCTTCGCCGTTTTTGGCAGACATCGAGGAGGACTTAAAGGCCTATGAGGCCGGCCGCAGGAAAAAGATCAAACCCGCCCTTGCGCCGGACCAGCAGATGAAATTGTTTTGA
- a CDS encoding helix-hairpin-helix domain-containing protein: protein MFALTPQERSVLAWLLTIGLVGTLVTIGLKKDAKIIRWVNTARLAHHNTSVSINTATAEELDKVPGIGPKTAANIIAAREADGPFRSLDDLRRVKGITKKNFSSIIGHLRL, encoded by the coding sequence ATGTTTGCTTTGACCCCGCAGGAGCGCTCGGTTCTGGCCTGGCTTTTGACCATTGGCCTCGTCGGAACCCTTGTGACCATCGGATTAAAGAAAGACGCGAAGATCATCCGTTGGGTCAACACCGCGCGCCTTGCCCATCACAACACCTCGGTTTCCATCAATACGGCCACGGCTGAAGAACTGGATAAAGTCCCAGGCATCGGCCCTAAGACCGCCGCCAACATCATCGCCGCCCGCGAGGCCGATGGCCCTTTTCGATCCCTTGACGATCTGCGCCGCGTTAAAGGCATCACCAAGAAGAATTTTTCCAGCATCATCGGACATTTGCGCTTATGA
- a CDS encoding ComEC/Rec2 family competence protein: MKMHRPCLWLSLALAAGIVAGDRTFLPFAGWLFLFGLALAASFIFQRTVIFYMAVFCLGAVLIQNVYLLPADDMARLSMRERADLRSVEGVVDSDVRVMIGPMSSKRVFDLQVEQIKVGETWVSKKGKIQAQVYQDVPVMYGQRLRLGGGLHTPYSGKPGEKFSYRDHLRRQGIFWILSVSKKSDAQIIGNGFGNPFVALSLKTRGHTKSVLNQYLAPDEAGVIAAMLVGDRGQMPRDLKDVFVRTGTAHILAISGMNMAIIAGVVFFILRLCPIPRAAQLLTTIALLFIYTFVSGWAPSVVRACLMSSVFLAGFVFEEEGEPFNSLGLAALLLLLMDPRNLFDIGFQLSFAAVAAIFLLYGPCQSVLKFLPGCLAKPLAVSLAAWTGTAGLFLYHFGTIAPVGILANLPIVPLADMVVILALGLAFTGTCLPVFAYAFAGSLKVVFNLMVVAAMGFSQIPWGYFVFPE; this comes from the coding sequence ATGAAAATGCATCGCCCATGCCTTTGGCTGTCCCTGGCCTTGGCCGCCGGTATCGTCGCGGGTGACCGGACATTTTTGCCTTTCGCGGGGTGGCTGTTCCTGTTCGGCCTGGCCTTAGCCGCATCGTTTATTTTTCAACGGACGGTTATTTTTTATATGGCCGTGTTTTGTTTGGGCGCGGTCCTGATCCAGAACGTTTATCTTTTGCCCGCGGATGATATGGCCCGGCTTTCAATGCGGGAGCGCGCAGATCTTAGATCCGTCGAGGGTGTCGTGGATTCGGATGTGCGCGTTATGATCGGACCGATGAGTTCTAAGCGGGTTTTTGATCTGCAAGTCGAACAGATCAAGGTTGGGGAGACCTGGGTTTCTAAGAAGGGAAAGATACAGGCGCAGGTCTATCAGGACGTCCCCGTGATGTATGGGCAGAGATTACGTTTAGGAGGAGGTTTGCATACGCCTTATTCCGGCAAGCCGGGGGAGAAGTTTTCTTATAGGGACCATTTGCGCCGCCAGGGTATTTTTTGGATCTTAAGCGTCAGCAAAAAGAGCGATGCCCAGATCATCGGCAACGGCTTTGGCAATCCATTTGTCGCTTTGTCGCTCAAGACACGCGGGCACACCAAATCCGTTTTAAATCAATACCTGGCACCCGACGAGGCGGGGGTGATCGCGGCCATGCTGGTCGGGGACCGCGGCCAAATGCCTCGGGACTTGAAGGATGTTTTCGTGCGCACCGGCACGGCCCATATTTTGGCCATCAGCGGCATGAACATGGCCATCATCGCGGGGGTCGTCTTTTTTATTTTGCGTTTATGCCCCATCCCGCGCGCGGCGCAATTGTTGACGACAATAGCACTTTTGTTCATCTACACGTTCGTGAGCGGATGGGCGCCGTCGGTCGTGCGGGCATGTTTGATGTCTTCCGTTTTTTTGGCGGGGTTTGTTTTTGAAGAAGAAGGGGAGCCGTTCAATTCTTTGGGGTTGGCGGCATTGCTTTTGTTGTTGATGGACCCGCGCAACCTCTTTGACATCGGGTTCCAATTGTCCTTTGCCGCGGTCGCGGCCATCTTCCTTTTATACGGGCCCTGCCAGAGCGTCCTGAAATTCTTGCCCGGATGCCTCGCCAAGCCGCTGGCTGTTTCTTTGGCCGCGTGGACCGGCACGGCAGGCCTGTTCTTATATCATTTCGGCACCATCGCCCCGGTCGGTATTCTGGCCAACCTTCCCATCGTTCCGCTGGCTGACATGGTCGTTATTCTGGCGCTGGGGCTTGCCTTTACGGGAACATGTTTGCCGGTTTTTGCCTACGCGTTCGCCGGTTCCCTTAAGGTCGTTTTCAATCTGATGGTCGTTGCGGCCATGGGATTCAGTCAGATCCCGTGGGGGTATTTCGTGTTCCCTGAATAG
- a CDS encoding BrnT family toxin has protein sequence MESNFIWDLGKEAANVQKHKVDFKTAMRAFLDPHRKIFFDEKHSCHEDRFFCVGKIIGRVLTVRFMYRANKIRIIGAGFWRKGAKYYEKEENNR, from the coding sequence ATGGAAAGTAACTTTATTTGGGATCTGGGCAAAGAGGCGGCAAATGTTCAAAAGCATAAAGTCGATTTTAAAACAGCGATGCGTGCTTTTTTGGACCCTCACAGAAAGATATTTTTTGATGAGAAACACAGTTGTCATGAAGACAGGTTCTTTTGCGTTGGTAAGATCATAGGCAGGGTATTGACCGTAAGGTTTATGTATAGAGCAAATAAAATTCGCATTATAGGAGCTGGTTTTTGGCGGAAAGGAGCTAAGTATTATGAAAAAGAAGAAAATAACAGATGA
- a CDS encoding CopG family transcriptional regulator, translating to MKKKKITDENMPIGKLIRVPDFLPPPDQLVFPDGTIKVTLSLTRESVNFFKKKAKRHHTKYQKMIREVVDRYARQFNGS from the coding sequence ATGAAAAAGAAGAAAATAACAGATGAGAATATGCCTATTGGTAAGTTGATCCGGGTGCCTGATTTTTTGCCGCCGCCGGATCAGTTGGTTTTTCCGGATGGAACGATCAAGGTGACATTATCTTTGACCAGGGAAAGTGTTAATTTTTTTAAAAAGAAGGCCAAGCGTCATCACACGAAATACCAGAAGATGATCCGGGAAGTGGTGGACCGTTATGCCAGGCAATTCAATGGGTCCTGA
- a CDS encoding toxin-antitoxin system YwqK family antitoxin: MRIVLLLFLAVVQTALLWAAEPVKDGFYDERDAKGVLVRTVEYRYGAPNGRFRTFYPDGRIEGAGGYLNGKLSGMAQGYWPDGTMKVKSFYRDGKLHGISTLYYKNGRVQAEITYFNGLQGDLTREFDEEGRPEWERHFINGKEEGTTKQFYPASGALFREYKYKNGKQTGFVREYFENGRHKGTYETVDGVRSGLGTEYYETGELLRKGPMVNGQFNGLVTMYYQNGQVRGKAEFKDGAMDDPNWREFYDTGELWNLVAVVNGKKQGPAKEFYRSGVLKNEGTFKDDWRNGIFKVYGEDGVLKAMDFYEYDRLLRHQEFNKDGKLITEQIYYTPLSSP, encoded by the coding sequence ATGCGCATCGTCCTTTTGCTTTTTTTAGCGGTTGTTCAGACAGCCCTGCTTTGGGCGGCAGAGCCCGTCAAGGACGGTTTTTACGACGAGCGCGACGCCAAAGGCGTTCTGGTGCGCACCGTTGAATACCGCTACGGGGCGCCCAACGGCCGCTTCCGCACTTTTTATCCCGATGGCCGCATCGAGGGCGCGGGCGGATACCTCAACGGAAAGTTGAGCGGTATGGCCCAGGGCTATTGGCCCGACGGGACCATGAAGGTCAAATCCTTCTACCGTGACGGCAAACTCCACGGCATATCCACCCTGTATTACAAGAACGGCAGGGTCCAAGCCGAGATCACCTATTTCAACGGCCTGCAGGGAGACCTGACCCGCGAATTTGACGAGGAAGGCCGTCCCGAGTGGGAACGTCATTTCATTAACGGCAAGGAAGAGGGCACGACCAAACAATTCTATCCTGCCAGCGGCGCCCTTTTCAGGGAATACAAATACAAAAACGGGAAGCAGACGGGTTTTGTCCGCGAATATTTTGAGAACGGCCGTCACAAAGGGACGTATGAGACCGTTGATGGCGTGCGTTCGGGGCTGGGTACGGAATATTATGAGACCGGAGAACTTTTACGCAAAGGACCCATGGTCAACGGCCAATTCAACGGGCTGGTGACCATGTATTACCAAAACGGCCAGGTGCGCGGCAAGGCCGAATTCAAGGACGGGGCCATGGATGATCCCAATTGGCGGGAATTTTATGACACCGGCGAATTATGGAATCTGGTGGCGGTGGTCAACGGCAAGAAGCAGGGGCCGGCCAAAGAATTTTACCGCAGCGGCGTCCTGAAAAATGAGGGAACGTTCAAAGACGACTGGCGCAACGGCATATTTAAGGTTTACGGCGAGGACGGCGTGCTCAAGGCCATGGATTTCTACGAGTATGACCGCCTGCTGCGCCATCAGGAGTTCAACAAAGACGGGAAGCTCATTACCGAACAAATTTATTACACCCCCCTGTCCTCCCCTTGA
- a CDS encoding nucleotide exchange factor GrpE: MNEDIEQDPQEVAPEPVKPQPVDDGYKDKYVRLLAEFENARKRQERERSQIIKYAHEEIVVELLDVFDDLERALAAAKAKEGGAGAGVVKGLEMVAMKLQDVLKKYGVAPIEAVGKPFDPHMHEPLMHEASGVHPDGHVMEEFQKGYTLSGRVVRTAKVKVAKNNT, translated from the coding sequence ATGAACGAAGACATTGAACAAGACCCGCAAGAGGTCGCGCCTGAACCTGTCAAGCCACAACCCGTCGACGACGGTTATAAGGACAAATATGTCCGGCTGTTGGCTGAATTTGAGAACGCGCGCAAACGCCAGGAACGCGAGCGTTCCCAGATCATCAAATACGCCCACGAAGAGATCGTGGTTGAACTTTTAGACGTCTTTGATGATCTGGAGCGGGCGCTGGCCGCGGCCAAGGCTAAAGAAGGCGGGGCAGGTGCCGGTGTCGTCAAGGGTTTGGAAATGGTCGCGATGAAATTGCAGGACGTGCTTAAGAAATACGGAGTGGCGCCCATTGAGGCGGTGGGCAAGCCCTTTGACCCGCACATGCACGAACCGCTGATGCATGAGGCGAGCGGCGTGCATCCCGACGGGCATGTGATGGAAGAATTCCAAAAAGGATACACCTTAAGCGGGCGCGTGGTGCGCACCGCCAAGGTCAAGGTAGCGAAAAACAATACGTAG